One Phaeobacter sp. G2 genomic window carries:
- the pcaF gene encoding 3-oxoadipyl-CoA thiolase yields the protein MTDVFICDYIRTPIGRYGGALASVRADDLGAIPLRTLADRNPNLDLAAVDEVIFGCANQAGEDNRNVARMSLLLAGYPEIVPGTTINRLCGSGMDAVITAARAIKAGEASIIIAGGVESMSRAPFVMPKATSAFSRATSVEDTTIGWRFVNKLMKAQHGVDSMPETAENVAEDFNINRADQDAFALRSQQKAGHAMISGRLAREIVPIQISQRKGDPIIVAEDEHPRPGTKPSDLAKLKTFVKADGTVTAGNSSGVNDGAAAILLATKEAAAKHGLTPIAKVLGGATAGVAPRIMGFGPSPASKKLMQRLGLKQENFAVIELNEAFASQGLATLRALGIADDDPRVNPNGGAIALGHPLGMSGARITGTAMLELRPGEMSLSTMCIGVGQGIAIALEAV from the coding sequence ATGACAGACGTCTTTATCTGCGACTATATACGCACCCCCATCGGCCGCTACGGTGGGGCGCTTGCATCCGTGCGGGCGGATGACCTTGGCGCGATCCCACTTCGAACCCTGGCCGACCGAAACCCAAACCTAGATCTAGCTGCTGTCGACGAAGTGATCTTCGGCTGTGCGAACCAGGCCGGAGAGGACAACCGCAATGTGGCACGTATGTCGCTGCTATTGGCCGGGTACCCGGAAATCGTCCCAGGCACGACGATAAACCGGCTCTGCGGTTCGGGTATGGATGCGGTCATCACTGCGGCCCGCGCGATCAAAGCCGGCGAGGCCAGCATCATCATCGCTGGCGGCGTCGAAAGCATGTCCCGCGCGCCGTTCGTGATGCCGAAAGCCACCTCAGCATTTTCGCGCGCCACCTCGGTCGAGGACACCACGATTGGCTGGCGCTTCGTAAACAAATTGATGAAGGCGCAACATGGCGTCGATTCGATGCCCGAAACCGCTGAAAATGTGGCCGAGGATTTCAATATCAACCGCGCGGATCAGGACGCATTCGCCCTGCGTTCGCAGCAAAAAGCCGGCCATGCAATGATCAGCGGACGCCTTGCGCGTGAAATTGTGCCTATACAGATTTCCCAGCGAAAGGGCGATCCGATCATTGTCGCCGAGGACGAACACCCGCGCCCGGGCACGAAGCCGAGCGATTTGGCCAAACTCAAAACCTTCGTCAAGGCCGATGGCACTGTGACGGCGGGAAACTCCTCGGGTGTGAATGATGGAGCAGCCGCAATTCTTCTCGCGACCAAAGAGGCGGCGGCAAAGCACGGCCTGACACCAATCGCAAAAGTCCTTGGCGGTGCCACCGCGGGTGTTGCACCCCGCATCATGGGCTTCGGACCCTCTCCAGCCTCAAAAAAGCTAATGCAGCGCTTGGGCCTCAAGCAAGAAAACTTTGCAGTGATCGAACTCAATGAGGCATTTGCTTCCCAAGGCTTGGCGACCCTCCGCGCTCTCGGGATCGCAGATGATGATCCTCGCGTAAACCCAAATGGCGGTGCGATTGCTCTAGGACATCCACTCGGCATGTCTGGCGCACGAATTACAGGAACCGCAATGCTGGAGTTAAGGCCCGGCGAAATGTCGTTGTCGACCATGTGTATCGGCGTAGGCCAAGGCATCGCAATCGCGCTGGAAGCTGTGTAA
- a CDS encoding DUF736 domain-containing protein, which translates to MTTNCIKFTSADIETAKGVGSISTLTFDLDITVEPVASANPMAPTHRVLGRSPRGKLVECGGIWKKQNKETDADYYTLTIRDHGFNANLGKAANQDDLSLQAVIPWGPKDAA; encoded by the coding sequence ATGACCACGAACTGCATCAAATTCACCAGCGCCGACATCGAAACCGCCAAGGGCGTCGGCTCCATCTCGACCCTGACCTTCGACCTCGACATCACGGTGGAACCCGTCGCAAGCGCGAACCCGATGGCCCCCACGCACCGCGTCCTCGGCCGCTCCCCGCGCGGCAAGCTGGTCGAGTGCGGCGGCATCTGGAAGAAGCAGAACAAGGAGACCGACGCCGACTACTACACGCTGACCATCCGCGACCACGGCTTCAACGCCAACCTCGGCAAGGCCGCGAACCAGGACGATCTGTCCCTGCAGGCCGTCATCCCCTGGGGTCCCAAAGACGCAGCCTAA
- a CDS encoding IS110 family transposase → MSGLTIGVDIAKRFFQVHVIDESDQVLTNRKLRRSEFLAFFEDLPPSLIGMESCGAAHHWARELIARDHEVKLMTPKYVKPYVKRGKNDAVDAEAICEAVTRPTMRFVAVKSVDQQSVLMIHRTRSLLIRQRTMLVNALRGHLAELGIVAPVGIERVGELVNRVLGHEGDKLGVPPLVRSIVETYARQIMIVTDEVKQLEKQLRDWHRTSEASRRLATIPGIGQIIATAMAATVANPDAFPSGRSFAAWLGLTPRSNSSGGKERNGRITKAGDRTLRTLLVLGATSVIRRVTSGRETPLYGWVKRLIDTGKPPRLVTVALANKIARIAWAVMTGKAEYKPEKAAFAV, encoded by the coding sequence ATGTCCGGACTGACAATTGGCGTAGATATCGCGAAACGATTTTTCCAGGTGCACGTGATCGACGAGTCCGACCAGGTGCTAACGAACAGAAAGCTGCGACGATCCGAATTTCTGGCGTTCTTCGAAGATCTGCCCCCTAGCCTGATCGGAATGGAATCCTGCGGCGCGGCGCATCACTGGGCCCGAGAACTGATCGCCCGGGACCATGAGGTCAAACTAATGACCCCGAAATACGTGAAGCCTTACGTCAAACGTGGCAAGAACGACGCTGTCGATGCCGAGGCGATCTGCGAAGCCGTCACACGCCCGACCATGCGGTTCGTCGCGGTGAAATCGGTCGATCAGCAATCGGTGCTGATGATCCACCGGACCCGGTCCTTGCTGATCCGTCAGCGAACCATGCTGGTGAATGCCCTGCGCGGCCACTTGGCCGAACTTGGCATTGTCGCCCCTGTGGGGATTGAGCGGGTCGGCGAGCTGGTCAACCGTGTCCTCGGACACGAAGGTGACAAGCTTGGCGTCCCGCCGCTTGTTCGATCCATCGTCGAGACCTACGCCCGGCAGATCATGATCGTCACCGACGAGGTCAAACAGCTTGAGAAACAGCTCAGAGACTGGCATCGAACAAGTGAAGCCAGCCGGAGGCTGGCGACAATCCCCGGCATAGGGCAGATCATTGCCACGGCAATGGCTGCGACCGTTGCGAACCCGGATGCCTTTCCATCCGGCCGTTCCTTTGCCGCTTGGCTGGGGCTGACGCCCAGATCGAACTCCTCAGGTGGGAAAGAACGAAACGGGAGGATCACGAAAGCCGGTGACCGAACACTGAGAACGCTGCTCGTTCTTGGAGCGACGTCTGTCATCAGGCGGGTAACATCGGGGCGGGAAACGCCGCTCTATGGCTGGGTGAAACGACTGATCGATACCGGCAAGCCACCGCGGCTGGTGACAGTAGCTCTGGCCAACAAGATCGCGAGGATCGCCTGGGCAGTCATGACCGGGAAGGCAGAGTATAAACCTGAGAAGGCGGCGTTCGCCGTCTGA
- a CDS encoding nuclear transport factor 2 family protein: MKTKRNSPTEVVRLFNDCITRRDAEALSELLTEDHVFIDSAGHTVSGKKACLDVWHGFFDAFPDYYNVIERMETRHNLVAVAGHSVCSDIRLQGPALWKAVIVDDRLAAWQVLDDNEENRRRLALES, encoded by the coding sequence ATGAAAACGAAGCGAAACTCCCCAACCGAAGTCGTGCGGCTGTTTAATGATTGCATAACAAGGCGTGATGCTGAGGCCTTGTCCGAATTATTGACAGAAGATCACGTCTTTATTGACAGTGCAGGACATACGGTTTCTGGCAAGAAAGCATGCCTTGATGTATGGCACGGATTTTTTGATGCTTTCCCAGACTACTACAATGTGATCGAACGCATGGAGACGAGACACAATCTTGTAGCTGTTGCAGGACATTCGGTATGCAGCGACATTAGATTACAGGGGCCTGCGCTTTGGAAGGCCGTAATTGTGGATGATCGCTTGGCAGCGTGGCAAGTTCTCGATGACAACGAAGAGAATCGGCGGCGATTGGCGCTGGAATCGTGA
- a CDS encoding DUF2493 domain-containing protein, with product MPHQTDIQEETGVTAAILDHLALHGATPGPGETDHRPLPQPDEVELAMAALFDTTIGLLTGSQLEDNLEEMLWSLTSIFHRRLTHIQKLLDDNEFEVRESLAIQDGSEVASVELERLQMIGLKLWDHRDAFEQMRDLAVDHFSAATGSPWLPRTGSKVSHRGLTSAVVDSRAYLSAKRRKETEVHCPEGTRIAFSGGDYQAYDLIWSVLDATHAKYPDMVLLHGGTPKGAEMIAARWADTRGVIQVVFKPDWKSHGKAAPFKRNDKMLETMPQGLIATPGSGITENIVDKARKLGIRIKRIGA from the coding sequence ATGCCCCATCAGACAGACATTCAAGAGGAAACCGGCGTGACCGCCGCCATCCTCGACCACTTGGCACTTCACGGCGCAACGCCCGGGCCCGGCGAGACCGATCATCGCCCCCTGCCCCAGCCCGACGAGGTCGAGCTCGCCATGGCGGCGCTCTTTGACACCACCATCGGCCTCCTCACCGGCAGCCAGTTGGAAGACAATCTCGAGGAGATGCTCTGGTCCCTCACCTCGATCTTCCATCGCCGGCTCACCCATATCCAGAAGCTCCTCGACGACAACGAATTCGAGGTTCGGGAAAGCCTCGCTATCCAAGACGGCTCCGAGGTCGCCTCGGTCGAGCTTGAGCGCCTCCAGATGATCGGGCTGAAGCTCTGGGACCACCGCGACGCTTTCGAGCAGATGCGCGATCTGGCCGTGGACCACTTCTCGGCCGCGACCGGCTCGCCCTGGCTGCCCCGCACCGGATCCAAGGTCTCTCATCGCGGTCTCACCTCCGCCGTGGTGGACAGCCGGGCCTATCTCTCGGCCAAGCGCCGCAAAGAGACTGAGGTCCACTGCCCTGAAGGCACGCGGATTGCCTTCTCGGGCGGGGACTATCAGGCCTATGATCTGATCTGGTCCGTCCTCGACGCCACGCACGCCAAATACCCCGACATGGTGCTCCTGCACGGTGGCACCCCCAAAGGCGCCGAAATGATCGCGGCTCGCTGGGCAGATACCCGAGGCGTCATCCAGGTGGTCTTCAAGCCCGACTGGAAAAGCCACGGCAAGGCCGCTCCCTTCAAGCGCAACGACAAGATGCTCGAGACCATGCCGCAGGGTCTGATCGCCACCCCCGGTTCGGGCATCACCGAGAACATCGTCGACAAGGCCCGCAAGCTGGGGATCCGCATCAAGAGGATCGGGGCTTAG
- a CDS encoding toprim domain-containing protein, with amino-acid sequence MSAPRSIADLSADLADRAECFCRQYFPEGRKQGSYWQVGDTSGAKGQSLAIRLQAEGGRKAGSWTDYATGQYGDLIDLLHERLGSVTLKETLREARSFLGEAPCPAVPQDIRTRALPDAASSKRIGRARKLFAAGKPVLGTLAATYMQGRGITRLGPALRYHPRVFLWQGEDDSDLPQKAPALLAKITDNRGQITGCARVYLDPSTGGLAEIESPKRILGQLHGHAIRFWSGKACSGLIVGEGLENTLSVGTALPEFDLASCLTATHLGLFIPPPGIQRIWIARDNDEVGRNASMRLRNQLKSRGIACGDLVPAMGDFNDDLRAFGRDALRRSLLGAMKAQGLEIEDG; translated from the coding sequence ATGAGCGCGCCGCGCAGTATCGCGGACCTCTCGGCCGATCTCGCAGACCGGGCCGAGTGTTTCTGCCGCCAGTATTTCCCCGAGGGGCGCAAGCAGGGCAGCTATTGGCAGGTTGGCGACACCTCTGGCGCAAAGGGCCAGAGTCTCGCGATCCGACTGCAGGCGGAAGGCGGGCGCAAGGCCGGGTCCTGGACTGATTATGCGACAGGGCAGTATGGCGATCTGATCGACCTGCTGCACGAACGGCTCGGATCGGTCACGCTCAAGGAAACGCTGAGGGAGGCCCGGTCCTTCCTCGGCGAGGCCCCCTGCCCTGCCGTGCCGCAGGACATCCGAACCCGTGCGCTACCAGATGCAGCCTCGAGCAAACGCATCGGGCGGGCGCGCAAACTCTTCGCCGCAGGCAAGCCGGTGCTTGGCACATTGGCTGCCACCTATATGCAGGGGCGCGGCATCACACGGCTGGGTCCGGCGCTGCGCTATCACCCGCGGGTCTTTTTGTGGCAAGGCGAGGACGACTCCGATCTGCCGCAAAAGGCCCCTGCCCTGCTCGCGAAGATCACCGACAATCGGGGTCAGATCACCGGATGCGCAAGGGTCTATCTTGACCCGTCCACCGGCGGTTTGGCCGAGATCGAGAGCCCGAAGCGGATCCTTGGGCAGCTGCATGGCCATGCCATCCGCTTCTGGTCTGGCAAGGCTTGCTCCGGCCTCATCGTCGGAGAAGGTCTCGAGAATACCCTCTCGGTCGGCACGGCTCTCCCCGAGTTCGATCTCGCCTCCTGTCTTACCGCCACCCATCTCGGCCTCTTCATCCCGCCGCCGGGGATCCAGCGCATCTGGATCGCGCGGGATAATGACGAGGTTGGGCGTAACGCATCGATGAGATTGCGTAACCAACTGAAATCGCGTGGAATTGCCTGTGGTGATCTCGTGCCAGCCATGGGCGATTTCAACGACGATCTGCGGGCATTTGGCAGAGATGCGCTGCGCCGGTCCCTGTTAGGGGCCATGAAAGCACAAGGTCTGGAGATCGAGGACGGATGA